GTCGTCCACGTCGGGACGGCCCAGGGCAGTGGCGGGTCGGTGCTGGACGGGATCCCACTCCAGGGAGCAGAGAAAGCGATCACGACTGGCTCGGCTGCCGGCCGTGAACGAGCTGTCACGACGCTGCTGTCGACGCTCGTGGACAACGGGCACGACGTGACGTTGTACACTGGGTCGACGAGCACCAACTCGTTCGGTGAGTCGCCGACGCTCGCCGACGAACTGGCAGACGCCGACGCCTTCCTCACGACTGCCCCGAGCGCGCTCTCGGCGGCAGACCGGGAGACGGTGACCGACTTCGCCGACGCGGGCGGGCGGGTCTTCGTCGGGGCCGACCCCGGCGAGGCACGCGGCGTCACCGACATCGGTGCTGCCATCGGCATCTACCAGGAGACGGGCTACCTGTACAACGTCGCCGAGAACGATCAGAACTACCTCAGCATCTTCGCCGAGCCGACGGGCGCATCTGGCCTAACTGATGGCGTCGAGCAGGTCGTCTTCCGTGGCGCGGCCTCGATCGGCCACGCCGAGAGGACACCCGCACTGGTCGTCGAACCGAACGCCGAACGCTCGACGACACAGCGAACCGCTACCTACGGGGTCGCGGCCGTGTCCGAGAACGTCGCGATCGTGGGCGATACGAGCTTCCTGCAACCGGAGAACGCCTACCGCGCGGACAACAACGTACTGATCGGCAACGTCGCGGACTACCTGGTCACCGGGACAGTCAACGAGAGTGCACGCGAGCAACTGGGCGAATCGAGCGATCGGGCAGTCCCGGGAAACGGGGGAGTGCAGTCGCCGAGGGACCCGTGAGACGGCCGTCGTGACCGGTCGGACAGAGAGGAACGCTCTGGCCGACCCTCCTCTCGAGTCGAAGCGGATGGCTCACAACACAGATCCAGTTAGTACTGTGACGGCTGGTTGAACAGCGGATACGACCGATATTTTCGCGGAACGGTCCAGCGAGCCACAGCAACAGCCACAGGGCGTTCCGATCGATGGCAACGATGGGACATCGTGCCGACAAAGAGCCCGACCCTCATCCCAAGCCGGTCCCCGTGCCAAGCGACGGCGAACGCACAGACGCCGACGCCAGCACGCTCGGATCCGACACGACGTGGGGGAGCAACACACGTACGCGCCAGCAGTCTCACCGGGGCAAACTGTGTCGAATCGCTCCAGTCTCGGGCCGTCGAAAGGGGACGAGGGAGTGCTGACAGCCTATTCGGATTCGATGAACCGCGCGAGAAGTGCTGAGAGAATCAGGACCGGGAGGAAGTACATGAGCAGAATCGCGAGGATGCCGACTGCGGTGATCAGGGCCCCGTCGGCATTCCCCGGGTTCGTCTGGATGAAAACCAGGATCACGAACCACAGCGTCGTGAGTTGCACGAAATTGGGTTCACTCATACGCGGGGTGTGTACTGTCGGCCGGCGGATATGCCGTTCGATATTGCGGACGGGCCACAAGCGAGGTGCAACACGGCAAATCACTCATCGAGAAGGCCGCCGTGGCGGTTCCAGACCGCATCTGTCGGCATCGAGACGTGGGCACTGACGGTACGGGCGGTGACGGTACGGTCGAGGAGTTGTGTCCGCTCGTCGGCCGAGAGCGCCGCCAGCAGCCCCCGGAATGCCTCGCTGGCCCGGTCGCCCTCGGAAAGCAAAGCCCCATACTGGAGAGCAGTCGTCTCCGGCCCTGCGTCGATCGCGACGCTCGCTTCCCGAATCGACCGGACGAACCGGTTGAGTTGCCGGGCACTGGCGGGGACGATATCGAGGAGGCGGCCTCGCATCGAGGTGCCGAGATCGACGTGGGCGAGCAGGTCACGCTGGTGGACAGAGATAGGGTCGACAGTCCGGGAGGCACAGTCGTCGGCGGTTGCCAAGCGGCGTCGCCGCCTCGCAAGTCGCGCGCTCACATCGGGACGGCTGGTGTCGACGGCCACGTCGATCCGGGTCGGCGCGATGCGCGCGACCGAAGCGGGAGCGCTCTGGACGAGGGTCTCACTGCGCGCGTCCGTCGTGCTGCACCGACGGTCTGGCTGGGATGGGGCGGACGAGTCACCGACACGGGACACGTCTGGGCTCACACCGGAAGTGGATCCAGACGACCGGTCGAGCCGGCTGAAGGCGGTGTGGCGCTTAAGGTCGGTGGCGATCGTGTTCGGATCGAACGCACCCACAGCCGTGCCCGATCCGGCGTCGAGTGCCCCGTCCCGGGTCTGGACGGTCCCGGAGACCCAAGAGACGTCACTCGAGGAGAGGATTGTGGCGTAGGGGCCGATCGCTCCGAGGGACCCACTGGCCGCCGCCGGGAAGCCGAGGTGGCCGAAGACGGTCGGATCGCCCGAAACAGAGACAGTCGTGACGTCCTGTCGAGGGGACGGAGACGTGTCGTCTTCGGCGGGCGGACTCGCTGCAGTCGCTTCGACACCCAGCAGTGAGGAGCCGAGCGTGATGGCGGCAACCTGTGAGAGGAGCGTTCGTCTGGTCGGCATGTATCGAGGGACGGCGACGGCGACCTTACGAATGGGTGCGCTGTTTCTAAACGAGAAAGGCGTGCTCGTCCAGCCCGTGGGTGGCGGCCGCCAACGCCCTCGCGTTCACTGATGGTCGTCGGGGAGGTCGGCATCCGGACGCCGAGCCTGAGAGTCGATCCCGTCCTCGCCGAGCGAGAACTCGAAGCCGTCGACGGTAGCGTGAAATTGCTTCCGGTGGTGGCCATCCGGATCGAACTGCATCTCCGTCCGGACGAGGCCGTGTTCGACCAATCGTTCGAGCCGTCGATAGATCGTCGGTCGGGACATCTCCGTGGCCGCGCCGAGTTCCTGGCCCGTCCGTGGCTGTTCGACGAGCAACGCCAGAATCTGGCGGGCGTAGGTATCCCCGAGCAACGAGAGAAGCGCCCCACTCGAGGCGCTGTCCGGGGAAGATTGCTCGCAGTGCTGGTGGCCGGGCGCGTCGGTCGCTGCTCCAGCCCCGCTACGGCCGCGTGAGTGTCGTCCGGTCATAGGGGGAGACACATCCGACGGCCGCCTGAATTCGCTGGCTAGGCACACTGAGTCGGGAACTGGACCGGGCCAGGCCGGTGCTGTCTATATGCCTAGCCTTCAGGACTTTAGCCGGACGGGGCGAACGACGATCATCGCTCCCGAAAGATGAGAGCCGCACGACTGTGCCCGATCGGCACACCACAGAAGTCACAGACAGGGACACACGAGTGATGACCGAGACACAGACGACGGGACCGTTCGCCGCCGAGCAGTGGCCCGATCCGCTCTGTCAGTACGCCGATGCCGATGGCACCCCAGTCGTCGAATCGGTGAACGACGCCTTCGAGCATACATTCGGACCCGTATCGGCGGGCGAACCGGTACGAGCGCTGTTCGAGACGGGTGACGTCTCGATCGTACAGGGCCAAGCCGATCCGGGTGCCATCGGGAGGACCGACGATCGGCTCGTCGTCGAAACTGAAACACAGCCATCCACCTCGGGAACACCCTCGCGTGACCGGTTTCTCCTTCGCGTCGTGACCGCAGAGGCAGACGGCGGCGTCCTCCTCTTTACACCCCTCCCGACGGCGGCCCAGGAGGCCGGCGAAATTGGGCTCGACCACGTGGCCAGCGCGATCAGTCACGACCTCCGCAACCCCCTCGACGTCGCGAAAGCCCGCTTGCACGCAGCCCGGGAAACCGGCGAGACCGAACACTTCGAACACGTCGCGACGGCCCACGAGCGGATGGAACGGATCGTCGAAGACGTACTGACGCTGGCCAGGGGCACCGCAGTCGTCCAGCCCGACGATCGAGTCGAGCTCGCCGCCGCCGCGAACGCAGCGTGGGAAACCGTCGAGACCGACGACGCGACAGTCGTCCTCGACAGGTCGTTGCCGACGATCGTCGCCGACGCCGATCGCCTCCGGCGGCTCTTCGAAAATCTCTTCAGAAATTCGGTCGAGCACGGGGGGACAGACGTGACGGTAACGGTCGGCCCACTCGCCGACGCGGCGGGATTCTACGTCACCGACGACGGCCGGGGCATCCCACCGGAGCGACGCCAACGCGTCTTCGATCCCGGGTTCAGTACCGACGACCACGGGACCGGGTTGGGGCTGTCGATCGTCAGCCGCATCGTCGACCTCCACGGGTGGTCGATCGCCGTCACCGACGCCGCGACCGGCGGCGCTCGCTTCGAGATTGCCGGTCTCGAACGCCCGTGAGCGACAGGTCGAACGGATTTCGCAGACAGAAACCCTGTGCTACCGTTCATGGCCGTATCCCTTCGATGGGAACCCGGAGGAAAGTTGCACGACTCCCGAAACCCATGAACGTAGAAGATTTCACCGCGCAACACGCGCCAACAGACGCCGCCGAGACGTTCAGCCTCGAAAACACATACACACTCGACGTCGCCGTCGACGGGTCGGTACTGGCCAAAGCCGGTTCGATGGTCGCCTACACGGGAGACCTCGCGTTTACGGGCCAGGCAACCCCTGAAGGCGGCATCACTGGCTTTCTGAAGGAAGCCGCCACCGGCGAGGGGACACCGATCATGCGCGTCGAGGGTACCGGGACGCTCATGCTCGCCGATCGTGAGAAGAAAGTTCAGATCCTCACACTGGACGACAGCGAGTCGATCACGATCAACGGCGAGGACGTACTCGCCTTCGAGTCGGGACTGTCCTACGAGATCACCACGATGGACAGCCTCGCAGGCTCGTTTGCCGGCGGGTTCACCAACGTTACCCTCGAAGGTCCCGGCCACGTCGCGCTGACGACCCACGGCGAGCCGGTCGTACTGGACCCACCCGTCACGACGGACCCGGGGGCGACAGTCGCCTGGAGCGCAACCACGCCGGCGGTCGAAGTCAACACCAATCTCTCGGACATGATCGGCCAGGAATCGGGTGAACGCTTCCAGATGGAATTCACGGACGCCGGTGGCTTCGTCGTCGTCCAGCCGTTCGAAGAACACGCCTGATCGGCACTGTCCGCTGGGTCCAAAGAGAGCAAACGAGCAGAGACACATCAACGGTCGCCGTTCGATCGTCCCGAATCGGTCTGTTCGTCGGTTGCGTCGAACACCGCTGCCAGAAGTTTCCGCTGTCCAGCCCGGAGATGGTGAAGCAGCGTCGGGCCGGTGATCCCCAGGGCTGTCGCGACATCTTCGGCGGTACTCCCTCGTGGAGACTCGAAGTAATCCGCGAAGAACGCAGTCCGAAGGGCCTCGGCCTGGCGATCGGTCAATCGGGCAGTCACGGTGTCTCGGACCGCCCCCGTCGTCTGTTCGTCCCGTCGGCGCTCGCGCTTTGCGAGTACCGCAGCGTCGTAGCGGCGCGTGATCGCGTCGGCGATCCGGCGAACGTCTTCGTCCGGGGGGAGTTCGACGACGATGCGATCGTCGGCAGCGCCGAACGTGGCCGATTGGACCGTCCCGCCCTGACTGACGAGTTGGCCCAGTGGCGTCTCGATGCGCTGTATCAATTCGATCGAACCGCCGCCGTCGTGTTCGGCGACGACCCGCGTCTCGGTCACGGCCTCGTGGGCCGAGAGCGTCGTCGCCATCGCCTCGACCGACCGGCAAGCGGTCGCAGCGTCGACATAACAGAGGAGTTGTTCGCCCTGCTGGATGACGCCCGTGACGTCGATCCGGGCGTCGGTATCGGCGGTCGCAGCGACGAACGGGGTTGCGGGATCGGACAGTCTGAGCGTGAGTTCGACGACCCGATCGGCCGCGAGCAACGATCGGTTGCGGGTCGCGTTGATAGCAAAGCCGGCCATCTCCCCGACGGTCCCGAAGGTCTCACGCTCGCGGGCCGTGAAGGCGTCACGTTCGGTCGCGTAGACGCCGACGACGCCGTAGACACTCGACCCGTAGGTGAGCGGGACGGCGAGCAACGACCCAAGCCCGTCGGCAAAGGCCGCCCGACGGATCGGCTCGGGCACGGACTCGTCTTCGCCAAGCGACGCGACGACCGTCGGTTCACCCCGTTCGATCGCGCGCAATTCGGGCAGGTCCGCGTCGTCGTCGAGGGCCGCCTCAATCCGATCGAGCGTGCGCCCGGTCGTCCCGGCGGCGGCCTGCAACACGATCGTCTCGGCCCCGACAGCGCGCTCACCAACCCAGGCAAATTCGTAGATGTCGGTTCCGCCCAACTGGGTACAGATGGTCTCGGCGATGTCCTCCCGCGTCGAGGCCGCCACGAGGTCACCGAGGACGTCCGCGATGAGTTCGGTACCGATCGTCAGCCGATGGAGGTCCGACTGGAGGGCGTCTCGTTGCTGCTCGCGACGTCGGTTGTCGGTCTCGTCTCGAAGATAAACGTAGACGGCCTCCTCTGCCGGGACGATATCGACTGCGAGCCATCGGTCCAGCTCCGGGTAGTATTCTTCGACGGACAGTTCCCCGTCCGGGGTCTCGAAGGCCTGCGGGACGCGGCCCTCGACGGAGTCCGGGAAGACAGTCGCGATCGACTCGCCGGCGACAGTGCCCATGTCCACAGAGAGAAGCGTCTCGGCGGCGTCGTTGCCGTCACGAACGACTCCGTCCGGGCGTACTTCGAGAATCCCGATCGGTGCGTGCGCGAACCCAGTATCCATCGTATTGAGTCACCGTCTGGCGGCCTGTTAAGGGTACGCCTGGCGGCGATGACAGACGACCAAAATGGCAGTCCCCACCCTCGACGGGCCGGGAAAGCTGGCTACCATACACCGTGGCCGATTGCCCCTCAGGCGTTGCTCCGGCGGCCGATGTAGCCACCGAGTGCACTCAGCCCGACGACGTAAGCGATCCCAAACAGGCCAGCGACCACCACCACTGCAACGGCAGCCGCCGCACTCGGCCCCGGAAGTCCGGTAAACAGTCCGACGCCGACGAACACGACCACGAGAAGCGCCGGGACGATCGTAAAGAGGCCGGCGAAGATACCGGTCGCAACACCACTGTCGCGATCGGTCGAGAGGTAACTCGCGGCCGCGCCGCCGAGGATCGGCGAGAGCGGGACGAAGCTGAGCACGGTGTTGACGATCGCACCGACCACACCGAGGATCCACCGGGGCGTCGGCCGGCCGTCGCGTCGGGCACGCCCGTGGGCCACGACGACGGCGATCCCGAGGAGGGCAATCGAGACGCCAGCAACGACGAGGCCGAGCCCACCCCACTCACCGAGTGCAACCAGGGTATCGATCGCCTCGGCCTCGGTGAGGACGTCGGAGCGAAACTCGCTGTCTCGGAGGAGTGTCGCGATATCCGGGCGCTCGATCGCCGCCCGGAGGGCCGCCCCGCCGAGGGCAACCAGAAGGCCAAAGACGCCCAGGACGGCACCGATCGCCCAG
The sequence above is drawn from the Halorhabdus sp. CBA1104 genome and encodes:
- a CDS encoding AIM24 family protein, with the protein product MNVEDFTAQHAPTDAAETFSLENTYTLDVAVDGSVLAKAGSMVAYTGDLAFTGQATPEGGITGFLKEAATGEGTPIMRVEGTGTLMLADREKKVQILTLDDSESITINGEDVLAFESGLSYEITTMDSLAGSFAGGFTNVTLEGPGHVALTTHGEPVVLDPPVTTDPGATVAWSATTPAVEVNTNLSDMIGQESGERFQMEFTDAGGFVVVQPFEEHA
- a CDS encoding HAMP domain-containing sensor histidine kinase, with amino-acid sequence MTETQTTGPFAAEQWPDPLCQYADADGTPVVESVNDAFEHTFGPVSAGEPVRALFETGDVSIVQGQADPGAIGRTDDRLVVETETQPSTSGTPSRDRFLLRVVTAEADGGVLLFTPLPTAAQEAGEIGLDHVASAISHDLRNPLDVAKARLHAARETGETEHFEHVATAHERMERIVEDVLTLARGTAVVQPDDRVELAAAANAAWETVETDDATVVLDRSLPTIVADADRLRRLFENLFRNSVEHGGTDVTVTVGPLADAAGFYVTDDGRGIPPERRQRVFDPGFSTDDHGTGLGLSIVSRIVDLHGWSIAVTDAATGGARFEIAGLERP
- a CDS encoding winged helix-turn-helix domain-containing protein; amino-acid sequence: MTGRHSRGRSGAGAATDAPGHQHCEQSSPDSASSGALLSLLGDTYARQILALLVEQPRTGQELGAATEMSRPTIYRRLERLVEHGLVRTEMQFDPDGHHRKQFHATVDGFEFSLGEDGIDSQARRPDADLPDDHQ
- a CDS encoding DUF5518 domain-containing protein, which gives rise to MASTDRSARTGPEPTPAFDRPLDWAIGAVLGVFGLLVALGGAALRAAIERPDIATLLRDSEFRSDVLTEAEAIDTLVALGEWGGLGLVVAGVSIALLGIAVVVAHGRARRDGRPTPRWILGVVGAIVNTVLSFVPLSPILGGAAASYLSTDRDSGVATGIFAGLFTIVPALLVVVFVGVGLFTGLPGPSAAAAVAVVVVAGLFGIAYVVGLSALGGYIGRRSNA
- a CDS encoding bacterio-opsin activator domain-containing protein; this encodes MDTGFAHAPIGILEVRPDGVVRDGNDAAETLLSVDMGTVAGESIATVFPDSVEGRVPQAFETPDGELSVEEYYPELDRWLAVDIVPAEEAVYVYLRDETDNRRREQQRDALQSDLHRLTIGTELIADVLGDLVAASTREDIAETICTQLGGTDIYEFAWVGERAVGAETIVLQAAAGTTGRTLDRIEAALDDDADLPELRAIERGEPTVVASLGEDESVPEPIRRAAFADGLGSLLAVPLTYGSSVYGVVGVYATERDAFTARERETFGTVGEMAGFAINATRNRSLLAADRVVELTLRLSDPATPFVAATADTDARIDVTGVIQQGEQLLCYVDAATACRSVEAMATTLSAHEAVTETRVVAEHDGGGSIELIQRIETPLGQLVSQGGTVQSATFGAADDRIVVELPPDEDVRRIADAITRRYDAAVLAKRERRRDEQTTGAVRDTVTARLTDRQAEALRTAFFADYFESPRGSTAEDVATALGITGPTLLHHLRAGQRKLLAAVFDATDEQTDSGRSNGDR